Genomic DNA from Brassica rapa cultivar Chiifu-401-42 chromosome A04, CAAS_Brap_v3.01, whole genome shotgun sequence:
ATGAAATAGAAATTCAAGGACCAACACAAAGTGAAACTTAtcatattcaaaaaaatgaaacattatGTCATTCAAAACACGCAAAGTTTCTTGTTCGGAAAGATTTTGCCAGTAAGAGTacaaacaaatagaaaaatgaGTCATTGAATTTATTGTAATATGTTGAGTATGAAAAAGTTAGAGTCAGAGACGGATAGTTGAGAATAAAATATCAGCACAGGTCGAGCTGGcgtttaaaaaacaaattgagGGAGAAAAGTAGAAACTAAAGAGAGTGTTAGCAAACTTCAAAAATCGAGTAGCTTTTACATAAAATATGTAGACTTCAAGGATCGAGTAGCCTTTAGATAAAATATGTAGTCACCTTCTATCACTATGATGTTATACATCTGTTTAACATTACACTATGTCGATGATAGTTACAAGTTAAATTGTTATCTGATGGGAGGTTCTTTCATGTTAGTTGTTGTGCACAAATTTTGAATCTAATAGTAAAAGAAAGGTTAGAACTAGTTGTTAgtcttcaaaaaaatattttcgagaGTTTTAAGTTTGTCAATACATATGTTAAATATGACTAAAATTTGATTACAACGTTAATTGTATCTAAATTTGTATATGTGATTCAAAATCTTACTTTGACTTGTTTAACGGTGAAATCAGTGTTGAACCATCATTTATACCGGCGATTAGGATCGTATTTCTACAACATAAAATTGTTTTCAATCATATTATACATAAAGTTACTAGAAATCAAAGTACATAGAACACAAGTATTTTGGCTTTGGAATATTTATGAgtaaactattaatatttttcaaactaACAGCAAAAATCCCATGTGACGAAAATCTACATCAACATCAAAAAAGTATCTTAATTCCACAGTAAAAACTAAATAAAGTTACAACATCCTCCAACCGCAACAGGCCTATTATTACcttcatttatgtttttatcttCTTTCAATATTCTCATCCCAAGGTCCATTATTTAAAATGGCCCAACATATTAAATCTGCATTTTGGGGCCCAAAAAGTCTGATGACTCGACAACTTATGCTTCTTCCTGTTTCTGGAAATGAATAAAAAGGCGAAGCAAATCAGAATCACTAAGAGGTCGAGGTTCCAACAATGGCAGAATCCACCATCAAGCTCACAATCAAATTCGGAGGCAGATCGATACCACTTTCGGTATCACATGACGCTACAACCAAAGAACTAAAGTCTCTTCTTCAACCCATCACCAACGTCCTTCCTCGTGGCCAGAAACTCATCTTCAAAGGTTTCctccttcttcaatctcaatcTCTTCTTTAGCTTAATTCTCGTGATGGGTCTTTCTCAAAATTCAATCTTTTCGTTTCGTGAACTTCAAAGGTAAGGTCTTGGGAGAGACTTCGACTCTGAAGCAGTCTTTGGTGGGAGATGGTGCGAAGATCATGTTGATGGCTTCTCAAGGTCTTCATCAAGGGGtcagtcttcttctttttgtgattCAATCATTAAAGTTTTgtcatttaaatataatttgagGTAACAGGAAGGTCCAGTGCTTAAGGAAGCTAGTACTAGGCCAATATCGAGAACTGTTGTAGATAAGGCAAAACCTGGTCTTGTTGTAGACAAGAACCGTGCTGATCGGTGGAAAGCTACTGGAGTTATTGCTTTAGCTCAAGCTAATTTGAAGGTATTGTAATGAAGGTCTTTAGAGATTGTGGTTTTGGTTTGGTGTTGAAGTTATGTTTGTTGTGTGTAAAGGAAATACCTGAAGAGGTTTGGGAATGTGGATCTGCAGCTAGAGTGCTTGACGTTAGTGAGAACTTCATTCGAGAAGTGCCTGCTCGAATCAGCTCTTTTACTTCTATACATGTAAGAATGTTGGTTGCTAATGtgtatttcaaaaaatttctgTTTGGTGAAGCTTTTATATGTATTTGTAGAAACTGTTTCTTCAAGGGAATGGTCTGTCTGATGAATCAATTCAATGGGAAGGGATAGCATCTCTAAAGCGTCTGATGCTTCTCTCCATTAGCCATAACAAGTGAGTCTCTTATGCTTTAATGCTAGATAAGTAGATAGTGTCTTTTGTCTCTTAAACGTTCTTGTTTGTTTTGGCAGTCTAAGTGTTCTGCCATCAGAAGTGGGTTCGCTGACGTCACTTAGACAGCTTGATGTGGCCAACAACAAATTGACAAGTCTACCTAATGAGATAGGACTTCTTACGCAGCTAGAGATTTTTAAAGCCAACAATAACAGAATAACTAGCCTTCCTGAGAGTATTGGAGACTGTTCCTTCCTCATGGAGGTAAAACAgttttactttgttattaaaGACCTTTTAGAGTTGTTTTTGGCAAAATAACGTTTAAATGGGGAAGTTTCAGGTTGATCTTTCGGCGAATATGATATCAGAACTTCCCGAGACAGTCACAAAACTGCGTAAACTAAAGGTAAACCAAAGTCATCTTCATTACTCTAGTTGTCACATGGCTTTTACGGAGACTTAGTCGTGTGTTTGGTGGTTCCAGACGCTGGAGCTGAACAACACGGGGTTAACGACACTGCCATCTGTTTTATTCAAGATGTGTTTGCAGCTGTCAACATTAGGACTCCACAACACAGAGATAACAGTTGAATCTCTCCGCCAGgtctgtttgtttgtttttagttCATTTAAAGCAGACTCTTAACTAGATCAGGTTCGTGTCTTTAGCTTTCCTTCTACGTTTGTTGTTGCAGTTGGAAGGATGGAGTGAGTTTGATGAAAGACGACGTACAAAGCATCAGAAGCAGATTGATTTTAGGGTTGTTGGGTCTGGCCAATTCGATGAAGGCGCTGATAAATCTTGGTGACTGTTTTTAACTCGTCATGAATCATCCACAAACTCT
This window encodes:
- the LOC103865008 gene encoding LRR repeats and ubiquitin-like domain-containing protein At2g30105 is translated as MAESTIKLTIKFGGRSIPLSVSHDATTKELKSLLQPITNVLPRGQKLIFKGKVLGETSTLKQSLVGDGAKIMLMASQGLHQGEGPVLKEASTRPISRTVVDKAKPGLVVDKNRADRWKATGVIALAQANLKEIPEEVWECGSAARVLDVSENFIREVPARISSFTSIHKLFLQGNGLSDESIQWEGIASLKRLMLLSISHNNLSVLPSEVGSLTSLRQLDVANNKLTSLPNEIGLLTQLEIFKANNNRITSLPESIGDCSFLMEVDLSANMISELPETVTKLRKLKTLELNNTGLTTLPSVLFKMCLQLSTLGLHNTEITVESLRQLEGWSEFDERRRTKHQKQIDFRVVGSGQFDEGADKSW